The Danio rerio strain Tuebingen ecotype United States chromosome 10, GRCz12tu, whole genome shotgun sequence genome contains a region encoding:
- the LOC110438850 gene encoding protein mono-ADP-ribosyltransferase PARP14-like isoform X2 has translation MNQDVLALLVENISGLSENDFSMELIPDLQAAVVTFKNPSAAEKFLEDSRMHEKIKKNNLKTRPLERSTCVRVEDLPADANKMLLELLFENRCGPVQCIDIIPSEHAAIITFKKEEAKEKVLKQQIFISNIPVKIYPYFKSLDMVFYGDNKPHLKLPEPITVSVHPAIREFLLKKGQISSIEDEMSSHFCQINMDKPDVLLSPDPALLKQKGVSRRHIDGWSKNALDAFKKIISDYTTSEWPVSHALWSKVENDIKTVVKDQVYTDMDAFKGVLTLAGMSHEIIGLKLIMEKILEKATNQLEREKNSVTENMEMSPAMYFLLKQDGLKTAASPQLRIDYYKNMNRLTVSGLQKESLVFKNWVLQKQINIKQKSLKIDRSVLDFLKSVDCDEMSTDLFLSHRISAVYTIENGDVFVIGSTEQACTEAEKRLNTVLTSKALLVEDQSVLQMPEWQDLKKQLLELFNTSKKRTVSINISQRDKVMVTGFREPVMEVSGRLEKLIEKHTRIEETVRVKSHATAKFIEDRKSQDWQHLLKSGEIKVSFDPKRPRIKLSGQRTFVQPAVTFFKRLAESLHTDTLTIKKAGAKKYFKEQGKMMLLVLLKDKRFVVVLQEDHMLEEDDDENDFTEGSSEDFGQASCEVRMPGGVTVTVRKADICTLSVDAVVNAANEDLQHGGGVAYALLQAAGRCLQEYCDLHIKVNGPLTPGDAIITDAGRLPCKYVVHAVGPRFRASDRHTAVQQCLRRAVRESLNQASSKKCSSIAIPVISSGIFGCPLDLCTESITKEVRQYIENHNYSGSSSTLTEIQLVDNNDKNVNAMAQAVRNEFAAYNPKMTFPHQSKPHKHNYEHGHRGGGRGRGHGRENRKFEERSWSTDRPDKSQGLRVLETKTTQDGLKICLCEGNIQDASADVIVNTISEDMDLRKGAVSNALLQAAGHQLQSEIKRASKSYKLNTGEIVITDGYNLKCSRVFHVVCPFWRHGSEEWVLNQIIRNCLKNAETQGLSSVVFPAIGTGNLGFPKDLVAKNMLTEVQQFNTTNLRKVTVVVHPSDKESVQSFTSFFRHGIQSAISKEAHQHFMPKKNAQTSGFHGKVSSPSLGVHTMQLGQVTLEVSSGDITKEKTDAIVNSSNPTFSLKAGVSKAILDAAGGQVEQECSQIVASSNKQLSKIVTSSGRLPCGNIIHISGFDSLSTVKEVVLSVLKLCESRQFTSIAFPALGTGQGGSKPGDVADVMVDAVVDFVKKKPVHVKLVKFLIFQPNMVTDFHQSMVRRSGEKIEEEKGVFTKIKDFFWGDSSESPTSEEFVMVGEDEEIEPAVFQLCGETPQDLSEAKEMINNLIIQEHLTIPIHDPAIAHFTREDVELLNAMQKELTVSVKLEKKGQDSVVTLEGLTRDVHNAQSRIRDMIRKVERNENRRREAFIINSVVKWQYQEHRQSLKNFDMLTNYDLEKAFQNRQPSVKIKINDDEYEADLVRKKARRGRMQIELNRIDLEAETVAQSSFPPHWDNMKGKSLVLVKLTSSSNEYADVEKEFRRTGLTFTIINIERVQNSSLWKNYMVKKEELENKNQHKNNERRLFHGTGPDSTDQINHNGFNRSFAGTHGAMYGNGTYFAVDPNYSAQGYSKPDTKGHKRMYLARVLVGDFTQGSSGLLAPPAKSSSNADLYNSVTDKMNNPTMFVIFNDVQAYPEYLITFK, from the exons CTGCAGAAAAGTTCCTTGAGGACAGCAGAATGCATGAAAAAATCAAGAAGAACAATCTGAAGACTCGTCCACTGGAGAGAAGCACATGTGTGCGGGTGGAGGATCTTCCGGCTGATGCTAACAAGATGCTGCTGGAACTGTTGTTTGAGAATCGATGTGGTCCAGTACAATGTATTGATATAATTCCATCAGAACATGCAGCCATTATTACATTTAAGAAAGAAGAAG CCAAAGAAAAAGTTTTGAAGCAGCAGATTTTCATCAGTAATATTCCAGTCAAGATATATCCCTACTTTAAATCACTGGATATGGTCTTCTATGGTGACAACAAGCCACATTTAAAGCTGCCTGAACCCATTACAGTCAGTGTACATCCTGCCATCAGAGAGTTCCTCCTCAAGAAAGGGCAGATTTCTTCTATTGAAGATGAAATGAGTTCACACTTTTGCCAGATTAACATGGATAAACCTGATGTTTTGCTCAGTCCTGATCCAGCATTGCTGAAACAGAAAGGAGTCAGCAGAAGACACATTGATGGCTGGAGTAAGAATGCTTTAGATGCCTTCAagaaaatcatctcagactacACAACATCTGAGTGGCCGGTGTCACACGCCTTGTGGTCTAAAGTGGAGAATGATATTAAAACAGTTGTGAAAGATCAGGTTTACACAGATATGGATGCATTTAAAGGGGTCCTGACTCTAGCAGGTATGAGCCATGAGATAATTGGACTAAAACTCATAATGGAGAAAATTTTGGAGAAAGCAACAAATCAACTGGAGAGAGAGAAGAACAGTGTGACAGAAAACATGGAGATGTCTCCTGCCATGTACTTTCTGCTTAAACAAGATGGCCTGAAAACTGCTGCTTCTCCACAATTGCGCATTGACTACTACAAAAATATGAACAGACTTACTGTATCTGGTCTTCAAAAAGAAAGCCTTGTCTTTAAAAACTGGGTccttcaaaaacaaataaatataaaacagaagTCTTTAAAGATTGATCGTTCAGTCCTGGATTTCCTGAAATCAGTTGATTGTGATGAAATGTCCACAGATCTGTTTTTATCTCATAGAATATCTGCTGTCTATACAATTGAAAATGGAGATGTTTTTGTGATTGGGAGCACAGAACAAGCATGTACTGAAGCAGAGAAGAGGCTGAATACAGTACTTACATCCAAAGCCCTccttgtagaagatcagagtgtTCTTCAAATGCCAGAGTGGCAGGATCTCAAAAAACAACTACTAGAATTGTTCAACACCTCCAAAAAGAGAACTGTGTCTATAAACATTTCACAAAGAGACAAAGTGATGGTGACTGGATTCAGAGAACCAGTGATGGAGGTCAGTGGGAGATTGGAAAAGTTAATTGAGAAACACACTCGAATTGAAGAAACTGTTCGTGTTAAATCACATGCAACTGCTAAATTCATAGAAGACAGAAAATCCCAAGATTGGCAACATTTATTAAAGTCTGGTGAGATTAAAGTGAGTTTTGATCCAAAAAGACCCCGGATCAAACTGTCTGGACAGCGCACGTTTGTTCAGCCAGCTGTGACTTTCTTCAAAAGGTTGGCAGAATCTCTCCACACAGATACACTGACCATTAAAAAGGCAGGAGCAAAGAAGTACTTCAAGGAGCAGGGCAAAATGATGCTCTTAGTGTTGCTGAAGGACAAAAGATTTGTGGTGGTGCTTCAAGAAGATCATATGCTGGAAGAGGATGATGATGAGAATGATTTTACTGAAGGTAGTTCTGAAGACTTTGGCCAGGCCTCTTGTGAGGTTCGAATGCCCGGTGGAGTAACAGTTACTGTCAGGAAGGCAGACATTTGCACTCTCAGTGTTGATGCTGTGGTCAATGCTGCTAATGAAGATTTGCAACATGGCGGAGGTGTAGCTTACGCACTTCTCCAAGCTGCAGGACGATGTCTGCAGGAATACTGTGACCTACACATAAAGGTAAATGGACCTCTGACTCCTGGAGATGCCATCATTACTGATGCTGGTCGTCTTCcatgtaaatatgttgtgcaTGCTGTTGGACCTCGATTCAGAGCTTCAGACAGACATACAGCTGTGCAACAATGCCTGAGACGTGCTGTGAGGGAGAGTTTGAACCAGGCATCAAGCAAAAAATGCtcctctattgcaattccagtgATCAGCTCAGGGATATTTGGTTGTCCTCTTGATCTTTGCACTGAATCAATCACCAAAGAGGTGCGTCAATACATTGAAAATCATAACTACAGTGGCTCCAGTTCCACACTGACTGAGATTCAATTGGTGGACAACAATGACAAGAATGTGAATGCCATGGCTCAAGCTGTCAGAAATGAGTTTGCAGCTTATAACCCCAAAATGACTTTCCCTCATCAAAGCAAACCTCATAAGCATAACTATGAGCATGGACATCGTGGAGGTGGTCGTGGTCGTGGTCATGGTCGTGAAAATAGAAAATTTGAAGAACGATCATGGTCGACTGACAGACCAGATAAATCTCAGGGGTTGAGGGTTCTTGAGACCAAAACTACACAAGACGGTCTAAAAATTTGTCTGTGTGAAGGAAACATCCAGGATGCCAGT GCTGATGTCATCGTCAATACTATATCAGAGGATATGGATCTTAGAAAAGGTGCCGTCTCCAATGCACTTCTTCAGGCTGCCGGTCATCAGCTCCAGTCTGAAATCAAAAGAGCTTCTAAATCATATAAGCTCAATACTGGTGAAATAGTCATCACAGATGGTTATAACCTGAAATGTTCCAGAGTTTTCCATGTAGTTTGTCCATTTTGGAGACACGGCTCAGAGGAATGG GTCCTCAATCAGATCATTAGGAATTGCCTAAAAAATGCAGAAACCCAGGGGCTGTCTTCAGTAGTTTTCCCAGCTATCGGCACTGGAAATCTCGGCTTTCCTAAAGATCTGGTGGCCAAAAACATGCTTACAGAAGTCCAGCAGTTTAACACTACAAACCTTCGAAAGGTCACTGTGGTTGTTCATCCTTCTGACAAGGAAAGTGTTCAG agttttacCAGCTTCTTCAGACATGGAATTCAGAGTGCCATCTCAAAAGAAGCTCATCAACATTTCATGCCTAAAAAAAATGCTCAGACATCTG GTTTCCATGGCAAAGTCTCCTCTCCTTCTCTCGGGGTTCACACTATGCAGCTGGGTCAGGTGACTCTGGAGGTTTCATCAGGAGACATAACCAAAGAAAAAACTGATGCTATTGTCAACTCATCAAATCCGACATTTTCTCTAAAAGCAG GAGTGTCCAAGGCCATTTTAGATGCTGCTGGAGGACAAGTGGAACAGGAATGTTCACAAATTG TGGCATCATCAAACAAGCAGCTTAGTAAGATTGTGACCTCATCTGGACGACTCCCATGTGGAAACATCATCCATATTTCTGGATTTGATAGTCTATCTACAGTTAAGGAAGTGGTTTTATCTGTTCTAAAGTTGTGTGAATCACGCCAGTTTACCTCCATTGCCTTCCCTGCTCTTGGCACAG GTCAGGGTGGTTCAAAGCCTGGTGATGTTGCAGATGTAATGGTTGATGCAGTTGTTGACTTTGTGAAGAAGAAACCAGTGCATGTGAAGCTTGTGAAGTTCCTTATATTCCAGCCAAACATGGTAACAGACTTCCATCAGAGCATGGTCAGACGATCTGGTGAGAAAATAGAAGAGGAAAAAGGGGTGTTTACCAAAATAAAag ACTTTTTTTGGGGAGATAGTTCAGAATCTCCTACAAGCGAAGAGTTTGTGATGGTGGGTGAAGATGAAGAAATCGAGCCGGCTGTGTTTCAGCTGTGTGGAGAAACACCACAGGACCTAAGTGAAGCCAAGGAAATGATCAACAATTTAATCATTCAGGAGCATTTGACCATCCCAATCCATGATCCAGCCATTGCTCATTTCACCAGGGAGGATGTAGAATTGCTGAACGCCATGCAGAAGGAGCTCACAGTCAGTGTCAAACTAGAGAAGAAAGGCCAAGACTCTGTCGTTACATTGGAGGGTCTGACAAGAGACGTTCACAATGCACAGAGTCGCATTCGGGACATGATCCGCAAGGTGGAAAGAAATGAAAACAGAAGACGCGAGGCATTTATAATCAACAGTGTGGTTAAATGGCAATATCAGGAGCATAGACAAAGCCTCAAAAACTTTGATATGTTGACCAATTATGACCTGGAAAAGGCCTTTCAGAACCGGCAGCCTTCAGTGAAAATCAAGATTAATGATGATGAGTATGAGGCTGATTTAGTTCGCAAAAAAGCCAGAAGAGGGAGAATGCAGATTGAATTGAACAGAATAGATCTGGAAG CTGAGACTGTAGCTCAAAGCTCTTTTCCTCCACACTGGGACAATATGAAAGGAAAGTCTTTAGTTCTTGTAAAACTGACATCAAGCTCAAATGAATATGCCGACGTGGAGAAAGAGTTTAGGAGAACTGGTCTAACATTTACCATCATTAAT ATCGAAAGAGTCCAGAACAGCTCACTGTGGAAAAACTACATGGTCAAAAAGGAGGAACTGGAAAACAAAAACCAGCACAAAAACAATGAAAGGCGCCTCTTTCATGGCACGGGCCCTGATTCGACAGATCAGATCAACCATAATGGCTTCAATCGCAGCTTCGCAGGGACACATG GAGCCATGTATGGGAATGGTACATATTTTGCTGTGGACCCAAATTACTCAGCACAAGGCTACTCAAAACCTGATACCAAAGGACATAAACGCATGTACCTGGCCAGGGTGCTTGTTGGTGACTTCACTCAGGGGAGTTCAGGTCTTCTTGCTCCCCCTGCAAAGAGCTCCAGTAATGCTGATCTCTATAACAGTGTGACTGACAAAATGAACAACCCAACCATGTTTGTGATCTTCAATGATGTACAGGCTTACCCAGAGTACCTGATCACCTTTAAGTAA
- the LOC110438850 gene encoding protein mono-ADP-ribosyltransferase PARP14-like isoform X1 — translation MDEYYPIIVEGDWGPEHTKSLKNKLQIHFQSKKKSQGGDCVVKYDERKSATILFKTSDIRDAVLSQAEHVITIDTQQIKLKVYKPSNVKENKDSTEQQTDQACANQKPKQSASEAELDVKKPELSNAVVLENIADHMNQDVLALLVENISGLSENDFSMELIPDLQAAVVTFKNPSAAEKFLEDSRMHEKIKKNNLKTRPLERSTCVRVEDLPADANKMLLELLFENRCGPVQCIDIIPSEHAAIITFKKEEAKEKVLKQQIFISNIPVKIYPYFKSLDMVFYGDNKPHLKLPEPITVSVHPAIREFLLKKGQISSIEDEMSSHFCQINMDKPDVLLSPDPALLKQKGVSRRHIDGWSKNALDAFKKIISDYTTSEWPVSHALWSKVENDIKTVVKDQVYTDMDAFKGVLTLAGMSHEIIGLKLIMEKILEKATNQLEREKNSVTENMEMSPAMYFLLKQDGLKTAASPQLRIDYYKNMNRLTVSGLQKESLVFKNWVLQKQINIKQKSLKIDRSVLDFLKSVDCDEMSTDLFLSHRISAVYTIENGDVFVIGSTEQACTEAEKRLNTVLTSKALLVEDQSVLQMPEWQDLKKQLLELFNTSKKRTVSINISQRDKVMVTGFREPVMEVSGRLEKLIEKHTRIEETVRVKSHATAKFIEDRKSQDWQHLLKSGEIKVSFDPKRPRIKLSGQRTFVQPAVTFFKRLAESLHTDTLTIKKAGAKKYFKEQGKMMLLVLLKDKRFVVVLQEDHMLEEDDDENDFTEGSSEDFGQASCEVRMPGGVTVTVRKADICTLSVDAVVNAANEDLQHGGGVAYALLQAAGRCLQEYCDLHIKVNGPLTPGDAIITDAGRLPCKYVVHAVGPRFRASDRHTAVQQCLRRAVRESLNQASSKKCSSIAIPVISSGIFGCPLDLCTESITKEVRQYIENHNYSGSSSTLTEIQLVDNNDKNVNAMAQAVRNEFAAYNPKMTFPHQSKPHKHNYEHGHRGGGRGRGHGRENRKFEERSWSTDRPDKSQGLRVLETKTTQDGLKICLCEGNIQDASADVIVNTISEDMDLRKGAVSNALLQAAGHQLQSEIKRASKSYKLNTGEIVITDGYNLKCSRVFHVVCPFWRHGSEEWVLNQIIRNCLKNAETQGLSSVVFPAIGTGNLGFPKDLVAKNMLTEVQQFNTTNLRKVTVVVHPSDKESVQSFTSFFRHGIQSAISKEAHQHFMPKKNAQTSGFHGKVSSPSLGVHTMQLGQVTLEVSSGDITKEKTDAIVNSSNPTFSLKAGVSKAILDAAGGQVEQECSQIVASSNKQLSKIVTSSGRLPCGNIIHISGFDSLSTVKEVVLSVLKLCESRQFTSIAFPALGTGQGGSKPGDVADVMVDAVVDFVKKKPVHVKLVKFLIFQPNMVTDFHQSMVRRSGEKIEEEKGVFTKIKDFFWGDSSESPTSEEFVMVGEDEEIEPAVFQLCGETPQDLSEAKEMINNLIIQEHLTIPIHDPAIAHFTREDVELLNAMQKELTVSVKLEKKGQDSVVTLEGLTRDVHNAQSRIRDMIRKVERNENRRREAFIINSVVKWQYQEHRQSLKNFDMLTNYDLEKAFQNRQPSVKIKINDDEYEADLVRKKARRGRMQIELNRIDLEAETVAQSSFPPHWDNMKGKSLVLVKLTSSSNEYADVEKEFRRTGLTFTIINIERVQNSSLWKNYMVKKEELENKNQHKNNERRLFHGTGPDSTDQINHNGFNRSFAGTHGAMYGNGTYFAVDPNYSAQGYSKPDTKGHKRMYLARVLVGDFTQGSSGLLAPPAKSSSNADLYNSVTDKMNNPTMFVIFNDVQAYPEYLITFK, via the exons CTGCAGAAAAGTTCCTTGAGGACAGCAGAATGCATGAAAAAATCAAGAAGAACAATCTGAAGACTCGTCCACTGGAGAGAAGCACATGTGTGCGGGTGGAGGATCTTCCGGCTGATGCTAACAAGATGCTGCTGGAACTGTTGTTTGAGAATCGATGTGGTCCAGTACAATGTATTGATATAATTCCATCAGAACATGCAGCCATTATTACATTTAAGAAAGAAGAAG CCAAAGAAAAAGTTTTGAAGCAGCAGATTTTCATCAGTAATATTCCAGTCAAGATATATCCCTACTTTAAATCACTGGATATGGTCTTCTATGGTGACAACAAGCCACATTTAAAGCTGCCTGAACCCATTACAGTCAGTGTACATCCTGCCATCAGAGAGTTCCTCCTCAAGAAAGGGCAGATTTCTTCTATTGAAGATGAAATGAGTTCACACTTTTGCCAGATTAACATGGATAAACCTGATGTTTTGCTCAGTCCTGATCCAGCATTGCTGAAACAGAAAGGAGTCAGCAGAAGACACATTGATGGCTGGAGTAAGAATGCTTTAGATGCCTTCAagaaaatcatctcagactacACAACATCTGAGTGGCCGGTGTCACACGCCTTGTGGTCTAAAGTGGAGAATGATATTAAAACAGTTGTGAAAGATCAGGTTTACACAGATATGGATGCATTTAAAGGGGTCCTGACTCTAGCAGGTATGAGCCATGAGATAATTGGACTAAAACTCATAATGGAGAAAATTTTGGAGAAAGCAACAAATCAACTGGAGAGAGAGAAGAACAGTGTGACAGAAAACATGGAGATGTCTCCTGCCATGTACTTTCTGCTTAAACAAGATGGCCTGAAAACTGCTGCTTCTCCACAATTGCGCATTGACTACTACAAAAATATGAACAGACTTACTGTATCTGGTCTTCAAAAAGAAAGCCTTGTCTTTAAAAACTGGGTccttcaaaaacaaataaatataaaacagaagTCTTTAAAGATTGATCGTTCAGTCCTGGATTTCCTGAAATCAGTTGATTGTGATGAAATGTCCACAGATCTGTTTTTATCTCATAGAATATCTGCTGTCTATACAATTGAAAATGGAGATGTTTTTGTGATTGGGAGCACAGAACAAGCATGTACTGAAGCAGAGAAGAGGCTGAATACAGTACTTACATCCAAAGCCCTccttgtagaagatcagagtgtTCTTCAAATGCCAGAGTGGCAGGATCTCAAAAAACAACTACTAGAATTGTTCAACACCTCCAAAAAGAGAACTGTGTCTATAAACATTTCACAAAGAGACAAAGTGATGGTGACTGGATTCAGAGAACCAGTGATGGAGGTCAGTGGGAGATTGGAAAAGTTAATTGAGAAACACACTCGAATTGAAGAAACTGTTCGTGTTAAATCACATGCAACTGCTAAATTCATAGAAGACAGAAAATCCCAAGATTGGCAACATTTATTAAAGTCTGGTGAGATTAAAGTGAGTTTTGATCCAAAAAGACCCCGGATCAAACTGTCTGGACAGCGCACGTTTGTTCAGCCAGCTGTGACTTTCTTCAAAAGGTTGGCAGAATCTCTCCACACAGATACACTGACCATTAAAAAGGCAGGAGCAAAGAAGTACTTCAAGGAGCAGGGCAAAATGATGCTCTTAGTGTTGCTGAAGGACAAAAGATTTGTGGTGGTGCTTCAAGAAGATCATATGCTGGAAGAGGATGATGATGAGAATGATTTTACTGAAGGTAGTTCTGAAGACTTTGGCCAGGCCTCTTGTGAGGTTCGAATGCCCGGTGGAGTAACAGTTACTGTCAGGAAGGCAGACATTTGCACTCTCAGTGTTGATGCTGTGGTCAATGCTGCTAATGAAGATTTGCAACATGGCGGAGGTGTAGCTTACGCACTTCTCCAAGCTGCAGGACGATGTCTGCAGGAATACTGTGACCTACACATAAAGGTAAATGGACCTCTGACTCCTGGAGATGCCATCATTACTGATGCTGGTCGTCTTCcatgtaaatatgttgtgcaTGCTGTTGGACCTCGATTCAGAGCTTCAGACAGACATACAGCTGTGCAACAATGCCTGAGACGTGCTGTGAGGGAGAGTTTGAACCAGGCATCAAGCAAAAAATGCtcctctattgcaattccagtgATCAGCTCAGGGATATTTGGTTGTCCTCTTGATCTTTGCACTGAATCAATCACCAAAGAGGTGCGTCAATACATTGAAAATCATAACTACAGTGGCTCCAGTTCCACACTGACTGAGATTCAATTGGTGGACAACAATGACAAGAATGTGAATGCCATGGCTCAAGCTGTCAGAAATGAGTTTGCAGCTTATAACCCCAAAATGACTTTCCCTCATCAAAGCAAACCTCATAAGCATAACTATGAGCATGGACATCGTGGAGGTGGTCGTGGTCGTGGTCATGGTCGTGAAAATAGAAAATTTGAAGAACGATCATGGTCGACTGACAGACCAGATAAATCTCAGGGGTTGAGGGTTCTTGAGACCAAAACTACACAAGACGGTCTAAAAATTTGTCTGTGTGAAGGAAACATCCAGGATGCCAGT GCTGATGTCATCGTCAATACTATATCAGAGGATATGGATCTTAGAAAAGGTGCCGTCTCCAATGCACTTCTTCAGGCTGCCGGTCATCAGCTCCAGTCTGAAATCAAAAGAGCTTCTAAATCATATAAGCTCAATACTGGTGAAATAGTCATCACAGATGGTTATAACCTGAAATGTTCCAGAGTTTTCCATGTAGTTTGTCCATTTTGGAGACACGGCTCAGAGGAATGG GTCCTCAATCAGATCATTAGGAATTGCCTAAAAAATGCAGAAACCCAGGGGCTGTCTTCAGTAGTTTTCCCAGCTATCGGCACTGGAAATCTCGGCTTTCCTAAAGATCTGGTGGCCAAAAACATGCTTACAGAAGTCCAGCAGTTTAACACTACAAACCTTCGAAAGGTCACTGTGGTTGTTCATCCTTCTGACAAGGAAAGTGTTCAG agttttacCAGCTTCTTCAGACATGGAATTCAGAGTGCCATCTCAAAAGAAGCTCATCAACATTTCATGCCTAAAAAAAATGCTCAGACATCTG GTTTCCATGGCAAAGTCTCCTCTCCTTCTCTCGGGGTTCACACTATGCAGCTGGGTCAGGTGACTCTGGAGGTTTCATCAGGAGACATAACCAAAGAAAAAACTGATGCTATTGTCAACTCATCAAATCCGACATTTTCTCTAAAAGCAG GAGTGTCCAAGGCCATTTTAGATGCTGCTGGAGGACAAGTGGAACAGGAATGTTCACAAATTG TGGCATCATCAAACAAGCAGCTTAGTAAGATTGTGACCTCATCTGGACGACTCCCATGTGGAAACATCATCCATATTTCTGGATTTGATAGTCTATCTACAGTTAAGGAAGTGGTTTTATCTGTTCTAAAGTTGTGTGAATCACGCCAGTTTACCTCCATTGCCTTCCCTGCTCTTGGCACAG GTCAGGGTGGTTCAAAGCCTGGTGATGTTGCAGATGTAATGGTTGATGCAGTTGTTGACTTTGTGAAGAAGAAACCAGTGCATGTGAAGCTTGTGAAGTTCCTTATATTCCAGCCAAACATGGTAACAGACTTCCATCAGAGCATGGTCAGACGATCTGGTGAGAAAATAGAAGAGGAAAAAGGGGTGTTTACCAAAATAAAag ACTTTTTTTGGGGAGATAGTTCAGAATCTCCTACAAGCGAAGAGTTTGTGATGGTGGGTGAAGATGAAGAAATCGAGCCGGCTGTGTTTCAGCTGTGTGGAGAAACACCACAGGACCTAAGTGAAGCCAAGGAAATGATCAACAATTTAATCATTCAGGAGCATTTGACCATCCCAATCCATGATCCAGCCATTGCTCATTTCACCAGGGAGGATGTAGAATTGCTGAACGCCATGCAGAAGGAGCTCACAGTCAGTGTCAAACTAGAGAAGAAAGGCCAAGACTCTGTCGTTACATTGGAGGGTCTGACAAGAGACGTTCACAATGCACAGAGTCGCATTCGGGACATGATCCGCAAGGTGGAAAGAAATGAAAACAGAAGACGCGAGGCATTTATAATCAACAGTGTGGTTAAATGGCAATATCAGGAGCATAGACAAAGCCTCAAAAACTTTGATATGTTGACCAATTATGACCTGGAAAAGGCCTTTCAGAACCGGCAGCCTTCAGTGAAAATCAAGATTAATGATGATGAGTATGAGGCTGATTTAGTTCGCAAAAAAGCCAGAAGAGGGAGAATGCAGATTGAATTGAACAGAATAGATCTGGAAG CTGAGACTGTAGCTCAAAGCTCTTTTCCTCCACACTGGGACAATATGAAAGGAAAGTCTTTAGTTCTTGTAAAACTGACATCAAGCTCAAATGAATATGCCGACGTGGAGAAAGAGTTTAGGAGAACTGGTCTAACATTTACCATCATTAAT ATCGAAAGAGTCCAGAACAGCTCACTGTGGAAAAACTACATGGTCAAAAAGGAGGAACTGGAAAACAAAAACCAGCACAAAAACAATGAAAGGCGCCTCTTTCATGGCACGGGCCCTGATTCGACAGATCAGATCAACCATAATGGCTTCAATCGCAGCTTCGCAGGGACACATG GAGCCATGTATGGGAATGGTACATATTTTGCTGTGGACCCAAATTACTCAGCACAAGGCTACTCAAAACCTGATACCAAAGGACATAAACGCATGTACCTGGCCAGGGTGCTTGTTGGTGACTTCACTCAGGGGAGTTCAGGTCTTCTTGCTCCCCCTGCAAAGAGCTCCAGTAATGCTGATCTCTATAACAGTGTGACTGACAAAATGAACAACCCAACCATGTTTGTGATCTTCAATGATGTACAGGCTTACCCAGAGTACCTGATCACCTTTAAGTAA